In Flavobacterium sp. GSB-24, the genomic window TTTAATAGAGATTAATTCTGAAGATACTAAAAGCATTATTCCGGGAAAATTATTCGAATACATGGTTTCAAATCGTCCAATTATCGCTATCGGACCGCAAGGTTCTGACTTTGCAGATATTGTGACGCAGACCAATACAGGAGTATTTTTTGATTATTCTGAAAAAGCGAAGTTAAAAAGTGTAATTTTGGACTTTTTTAATCAGTTTTTGGAAGGGAAATTGCAAGCACACGGAATTGGTTTACAGCAATATTCCAGAAAAAATTTAACCAAACAGTTAGCACAGCTGATTAGTAAATCATAGATTGTAAAAATCTAAAATCTATAAATCTAAATTCAGAAATCCAAACATGGGTATTGTCTTAAATCAGTCTTTTAAAAATACTGTAATTACATATATTGGCTTTGGCATCGGAGCCATTAATACACTTTATTTATATCCAATTTTCCTTGGGGCAACCTTTTATGGTTTAACTAACTATATAACTTCAAGTGCAAATGTTATAATGCCTTTGTTTGCTATTGGAATGCAAAATACATTAGTAAAGTTTTATTCTCAATACAAAACCGAGGAAGAAAAATCTCAATTTTTATCTTTTACGGTTTTGTTTCCGATTCTATTAATAATTCCGCTCTTATTAATTGGACTTTGTTTCTATGATGAAATTTTGTTCTTTTTGTCAAAAAAGAATGCAATTGTAAAAACTTACGTATGGTTGATCCCGTTTATCGGATTGACTATGGCGTATTTCGAAATTTTTTATGCTTGGGCACGTGTTCATATGCATTCTGTTTTTGGAAATTTTATTAAGGAAATTGGTTTACGATTGTTTTCCTTATTCTTATTGATAGCGGTTTACTATAATGTACTCAGTGTTGAAGGATTTGTATATGCAACTGCAGTATTATATTTATTAGCATTTTTAGTTACCATGTTTTATGCTTTTAGTGTAAAAAAACCGCATTTTCAGATTGCTAGACCAAAAAACACAAAAGATATACTCGTCTATACATTTTATATTATTTTGTCGGGAAGTGTCGCTAATTTACTATTAGACGGAGATAAAATGATATTGAATCAATATATGATTATCGATAACATTGCATTTTATTCTGTGGCAACTTACATTGCTTTGGTAATTTCGGTTCCAAGCCGTGCGATGCACCAAATCGTTTATCCAATTACGGCTAAATTGATGCACGAAAACAAACACGATGAATTAAACCAGCTTTATAAAAAGACATCTATAAATCTGCAAATGGTCGGCGGATTTGTAATGCTATGTATTTTTGTTAATATTAATCAATTGTACGAATTAGTTCCAAAGGAATACAGCGGCGGAATTGCAGTTGTATTTATGATTGGTCTTTCAAAATATTTTGATTTGATTTTAGGAAACAATAATGCCATCATATTCAATACAAAATATTACAGAATGGTTTTATATTTAGGATTAATGTTGGTTGTTCTGACCATAGTTTTAAATATGATTTTTATTCCTATTTTCGGAATTTTCGGTTCTGCTTTTGCAACCCTTTTGTCTATTACTTTATATAGCTTAGCAAAACTACTTTTTGTGGTTAAAAAACTTCATCTTTATCCTTTTACCAAAGAGACAATTTATTCGATACTTTTAACTTTCGCATTGTTTTTAGTATTTTATTTCTGGGAGTTTCCTTTTTTCCAGTTAATAAGCATTGCCCTAAAATCTATTTTGGTAA contains:
- a CDS encoding polysaccharide biosynthesis C-terminal domain-containing protein, whose product is MGIVLNQSFKNTVITYIGFGIGAINTLYLYPIFLGATFYGLTNYITSSANVIMPLFAIGMQNTLVKFYSQYKTEEEKSQFLSFTVLFPILLIIPLLLIGLCFYDEILFFLSKKNAIVKTYVWLIPFIGLTMAYFEIFYAWARVHMHSVFGNFIKEIGLRLFSLFLLIAVYYNVLSVEGFVYATAVLYLLAFLVTMFYAFSVKKPHFQIARPKNTKDILVYTFYIILSGSVANLLLDGDKMILNQYMIIDNIAFYSVATYIALVISVPSRAMHQIVYPITAKLMHENKHDELNQLYKKTSINLQMVGGFVMLCIFVNINQLYELVPKEYSGGIAVVFMIGLSKYFDLILGNNNAIIFNTKYYRMVLYLGLMLVVLTIVLNMIFIPIFGIFGSAFATLLSITLYSLAKLLFVVKKLHLYPFTKETIYSILLTFALFLVFYFWEFPFFQLISIALKSILVTIVYVYLNYKFKISPDINNVIDTIFKKIGIKI